The proteins below come from a single Longibacter salinarum genomic window:
- a CDS encoding mechanosensitive ion channel family protein, with product MTRVRLFFPIVVLAALTLLLGCERFSPSTSPPADTSRASTVDTSIASSDTSAADGQTTADTVTTEATGDTSANRGGTEAADTTKTAEASTADSDEAGIDRETLEDVRSYGFRFAMAILVFLFAFLCIKGAVFILEALAERSAERRLLFKRIIPIARILLWTLALIIVLRGIFSVDARSLLAAATAIGVAVGFAAQDILKNIFGGLVIIFDQPFQAGDKISVGGTYGEVISIGLRSTRIVTPDDNLVTVPNSQVVDGQVSNANAGALDCQVVTDLYLPGWVDESRAKSIAYQAAANSSYTYLQKPIAVIVKDEYDDGHVLHLKVKAYVLDTRFEFLLASDVTERARRIFRKEGLLAPATRAFIDVPASSDAPPSGDGAPDAPVD from the coding sequence ATGACCCGCGTCCGCCTTTTCTTTCCCATCGTGGTGCTCGCGGCACTGACGCTCCTTCTCGGCTGCGAGAGGTTTTCCCCCTCCACGTCCCCCCCGGCCGACACGTCACGTGCTTCGACCGTAGACACGAGTATCGCCAGCTCGGATACCTCGGCGGCGGACGGTCAGACGACAGCGGATACCGTCACCACCGAAGCAACAGGCGACACATCGGCGAACCGGGGCGGCACTGAGGCTGCGGACACAACCAAAACCGCGGAAGCGTCGACCGCGGATTCGGATGAAGCCGGCATCGATCGCGAAACGCTCGAGGACGTACGCAGCTACGGCTTCCGGTTCGCGATGGCTATTCTCGTCTTCCTGTTTGCGTTTCTTTGCATCAAGGGGGCAGTGTTCATCCTGGAGGCGCTGGCCGAACGCAGTGCGGAACGTCGCCTCCTTTTCAAACGCATCATCCCGATCGCGCGCATCCTGCTCTGGACGCTCGCGCTCATCATCGTGCTCCGCGGCATCTTTAGCGTGGATGCCCGGAGTCTCCTGGCCGCCGCAACCGCGATCGGTGTGGCCGTCGGTTTCGCCGCGCAGGACATTCTCAAAAACATCTTTGGCGGCCTCGTCATCATCTTCGATCAGCCCTTCCAGGCCGGTGACAAGATTTCCGTCGGCGGGACCTACGGCGAGGTCATCTCCATCGGACTCCGCTCTACGCGAATCGTGACGCCCGACGACAACCTGGTTACGGTGCCGAACTCGCAGGTCGTGGACGGACAGGTCTCCAATGCAAATGCCGGCGCACTGGACTGCCAGGTCGTGACCGATCTCTATCTTCCGGGATGGGTGGACGAGAGTCGGGCGAAGTCGATCGCCTATCAGGCCGCAGCAAACTCGTCCTACACGTACCTTCAGAAACCGATTGCCGTCATCGTAAAAGATGAATACGACGACGGACACGTCCTGCATCTAAAAGTAAAAGCGTACGTGCTCGATACGCGGTTCGAGTTTCTCCTGGCGAGCGATGTCACGGAACGAGCGCGGCGCATCTTCCGAAAGGAAGGATTGCTTGCCCCGGCCACTCGCGCCTTTATTGATGTCCCCGCCTCGTCCGACGCGCCCCCCTCCGGCGACGGCGCTCCGGACGCCCCGGTTGACTGA